DNA from Candidatus Pantoea soli:
CATTACATAAAAAATACCCGGAAGCGGTAAGGGCAGAATTAATGACGCTGGGCGCCTTTATTGCCGAGCTGACAGGGCTTTACGCCGATCTTCCCTGAATAATCTCCCGGCATACCCTGCCGGGAGACGCACTCAGATGTTTTCTGCCTTCTCAGCATCGGCAGAAACGGCTTTCAGGATATAAGGTTCCAGCAGTCTCGCAACCGCTTCAAACACAGGGACCACTACGGAGTTACCGAACTGACGGTAAGACTGCGTGTCCGACACCGGAATACGGAAAGGCCTGCCGTCGGGCTTCTCGAAGCCCATGAGGCGCGCGCACTCACGCGGCGTCAGCCTGCGTGGCCGATTCGCCTGATTTTCTTCGTTCGCGAAATCTGTTTCGCCCATAGCCATATCCCAGCCGCGATCAATCAGAATTTCAGAACCGTCTTTGTGATAGCGGGCAGAAAGCGTACGGGCAACGCTTTCCCTGTTTTCAGGGTTGACCAGACCAAAACCGAAGCCGTTCCCCTTAGCCGCGTGCTTTTTGGCGTAGTTGTAAAGGTACTCCCAGAGCTTTGGCGTCAGGATATATTTGCTGTCCACCACCGGCTCCAGCAGCTCGCCAAATGACGGTCGCTGTTCCGGATAAAAACGACTGACGTCCCGCAGGGTAAAACCCTGATGAATATTCAAATCGCGACGGAAACCGACCAGCACGATGCGTTCACGGTGCTGAGGCAGGAAATGCTTTCCGTCGATGACTTTAGGATCGCTTTTGCCCATGTCAGCCGCATCCGCCACTTCATAACCCAGCTCGTCCAGGGTCTCCATAATGACTTTAAAGGTTTTACCCTTGTCATGGCTCTTCAGGTTTTTAACGTTTTCCAGCACAAAGACAGCCGGCTTTTTGGCGCGGATAATGCGCGCGACATCAAAGAAAAGGGTTCCTTGCGCTTCACATTCGAAACCGTGCGCCCGGCCGAGTGAGTTTTTCTTACTCACGCCAGCAAGGCTGAACGGCTGACAAGGGAAACCAGCCAGAAGTACATCATGATCCGGCACATGCTCGTCAATGTAGGCATAGGCATCAGTTTCTGGTACTTCAGGTTTGTCACTGAGCGTAACTTCCCGGATATCGAGATTAAACGTGTGTGCCTGCTCATCGTTAAACCAGTTGGCTTTATACGTGCGCACAGCCTCTTTATTCCATTCACTGGTAAAAACGCACTGGCCACCGATGGCTTCAAAGCCTTTTCGTATACCGCCAATGCCGGCAAACAAGTCAATAAACCGGAAAGCATAGTCCGGGTGATGCGCTGGCGCTTCCGGCAGCATTTTTCGCAGAAGTGCTTCTTCGGCTGACGTCAGCGACTTAGGTGAACACTTACCATTAATCCAGCGATTAAGAGTTTCACGAGTCCACTCGTTTTTGCCGACTTTCCTGAGTAACTCGGCCACGTACTTCTGATCATAGATTTCCAGCACCTGCTCAATTAGCTTTTTATCATTTTCCTGCCGGAGCTTTT
Protein-coding regions in this window:
- a CDS encoding DNA cytosine methyltransferase, whose amino-acid sequence is MSEFELLAQDLLEKAEIDEKLRQENDKKLIEQVLEIYDQKYVAELLRKVGKNEWTRETLNRWINGKCSPKSLTSAEEALLRKMLPEAPAHHPDYAFRFIDLFAGIGGIRKGFEAIGGQCVFTSEWNKEAVRTYKANWFNDEQAHTFNLDIREVTLSDKPEVPETDAYAYIDEHVPDHDVLLAGFPCQPFSLAGVSKKNSLGRAHGFECEAQGTLFFDVARIIRAKKPAVFVLENVKNLKSHDKGKTFKVIMETLDELGYEVADAADMGKSDPKVIDGKHFLPQHRERIVLVGFRRDLNIHQGFTLRDVSRFYPEQRPSFGELLEPVVDSKYILTPKLWEYLYNYAKKHAAKGNGFGFGLVNPENRESVARTLSARYHKDGSEILIDRGWDMAMGETDFANEENQANRPRRLTPRECARLMGFEKPDGRPFRIPVSDTQSYRQFGNSVVVPVFEAVARLLEPYILKAVSADAEKAENI